In Oncorhynchus keta strain PuntledgeMale-10-30-2019 unplaced genomic scaffold, Oket_V2 Un_contig_15817_pilon_pilon, whole genome shotgun sequence, a single window of DNA contains:
- the LOC118382861 gene encoding UDP-GlcNAc:betaGal beta-1,3-N-acetylglucosaminyltransferase-like protein 1, translating to MKSSSLENECNIVCKVIHSIRADITMSTCSLEHPNGQEADSLPAKRLCKGECAQDGSVGGGGGKASTAVEVSIVIPVHNASCWLDECLQGIVDQDYTGSMELSVYDDASTDGSRAIVEGWRERLERRGVSMVISGHDSAQPRGVGHAKNQAVSQSSGKYLCFQDAVSHNTTCLC from the exons ATGAAAAGCAGCTCACTCGAGAACGAGTGTAACATCGTATGCAAAGTCATACATTCTATAAGAGCAGATATCACT ATGAGTACCTGTTCACTGGAGCATCCCAACGGGCAGGAGGCCGACTCTCTCCCCGCCAAGAGGCTCTGCAAGGGGGAGTGCGCGCAGGATGGGTCGGTCGGAGGTGGAGGGGGGAAGGCAAGCACGGCCGTGGAGGTG TCTATAGTCATACCAGTGCATAACGCCTCCTGCTGGCTGGATGAGTGTCTGCAGGGGATTGTGGACCAGGACTACACTGGCTCTATGGAACTGTCTGTCTACGATGACGCCAGCACT gatggTTCCAGAGCgatagtggagggatggagggagaggctggAAAGGAGGGGTGTTTCCATGGTGATCTCTGGCCATGACTCCGCCCAACCCAGGGGAG tgggTCATGCCAAGAACCAGGCTGTGTCTCAGAGCTCAGGAAAGTACCTCTGCTTTCAGGACGCTGTGAGTCACAACACAACGTGTTTATGTTAA